The Tubulanus polymorphus chromosome 6, tnTubPoly1.2, whole genome shotgun sequence genome includes a region encoding these proteins:
- the LOC141907843 gene encoding uncharacterized protein LOC141907843, whose product MAHNEAHNMAHNEAHNMAHNTTINITDNLSAAICPIRTVYVHIHYIYLLGIGPLCVIGLNFNCLIFLTIRHRQVRVSGNQTNSFLLQQLAISDGCFLVISFVFFVVRHLYERLRNAGELTVYKLNDTAIGYILFFATIFPYFFAQQIRSWVVVTMSVDRFLHIRFPFWARKYATVQLYKTVFTANIAISAFVHLFTGYLTHGVVLKPHRCLPGRPRYLGKFYGFVSWDIMRKYNSITYFVFLIGVPLLVLCCVNILLISAVRRAAKLSKSLAAEGDSSSGEARAQNQATLMVIAAVAVFILCESPACVDRVAGLIYAFKAKDFVETSYSV is encoded by the exons ATGGCTCACAACGAGGCTCACAACATGGCTCACAACGAGGCTCACAACATGGCTCACAACACCACCATCAATATCACTGATAATCTGAGCGCCGCGATTTGTCCAATCAGAACCGTCTATGTCCACATACACTACATATACCTACTCGGTATTGGTCCGCTATGCGTAATTGGACTGAATTTCAACTGTTTAATTTTCCTGACAATCCGACACCGGCAGGTGCGCGTTTCCGGCAACCAGACGAACTCGTTCTTGTTGCAACAGTTAGCGATTAGCGACGGTTGTTTCCTGGTGATTTCATTCGTATTTTTCGTCGTGCGACATTTGTACGAGCGACTGCGCAACGCCGGCGAGTTAACCGTCTACAAACTGAACGATACAGCGATCGGTTATATTCTCTTCTTCGCTACGATATTTCCGTATTTCTTCGCCCAACAGATCCGCAGTTGGGTCGTCGTCACGATGTCCGTCGATCGATTTCTGCACATTCGTTTCCCGTTTTGGGCTCGAAAATACGCCACGGTCCAATTGTACAAAACCGTTTTTACGGCCAACATCGCGATATCGGCTTTTGTGCATTTATTCACGGGGTACCTGACTCACGGCGTCGTTCTAAAACCACACCGGTGTCTACCGGGCCGGCCTAGGTATCTCGGAAAATTCTATGGCTTTGTCAGTTGGGATATCATGAGAAAGTACAATAGCATAACCTATTTTGTGTTTCTGATCGGCGTTCCGCTATTGGTCTTATGCTGCGTCAACATTTTGCTGATCTCAGCAGTCCGGCGTGCCGCCAAACTATCAAAGTCGCTTGCCGCAGAAGGCGATTCCTCCTCCGGCGAGGCCCGGGCGCAGAATCAAGCAACATTGATGGTGATCGCTGCCGTAGCTGTGTTCATATTATGCGAAAGCCCGGCTTGCGTTGATCGGGTTGCCGGGCTTATCTACGCGTTCAAAG CAAAAGATTTCGTAGAGACGTCCTACAGTGTATAA